Proteins found in one bacterium genomic segment:
- a CDS encoding transglycosylase SLT domain-containing protein, translated as MLPESILRNFIIMVIRKNKKLFKDVLVLASIFLLSVNIYSADNSRKNFPLPKKLELRVQFWINIFTIYSVDEWVIHDSGKPERIYSVISFKGRNLSRKERYLLAKKEKHRISLLLKKLSSRKLKYKSLPNEERRLFSLFGKNPDRKRLYKASEMVRVQQGMRETFRNGIKRSGAYVGIFKKIFADSGLPEDLVYLPHVESSFNPKARSRTGAKGMWQFTRSTGRRFLLINRVLDERADPFLSAGAAAKYLKECYEELGSWPLAVTAYNHGLSGVKRAAVSTGSDDIVRIVTLYKSRRFGFASKNFYAEFLAACHVAENSSRYFPDINPEPLLRFREYTLKKSTPLDSVISVFNLSAEVVKRYNPALKEKVFSGGYSLPSGYALRLPVYKKMGREISAYNEKLLSENSKKEGISLPEVVMQAVKAAFDFVRVEDVKTLNKSLSQSDRDMSEGSSLNNNSIEVADGFVKPVSDFSLSLSLLSADYLKGMLSVKSGYLIVYPAETLGHYADWLKVPTWRLRLINKLQYGQNIRTGQKIKLIFKRISRKDFEKKRMAYHKTLMKKYFYSYTVRDSLFYKIRSGDTLWNVANKRFDVPVWLILAFNPEKNLSRIRPGDVLKIPVVRKKQSAICILDSQSLND; from the coding sequence ATGCTGCCGGAGAGTATTTTAAGAAATTTTATTATCATGGTTATAAGAAAAAATAAAAAATTGTTTAAAGATGTTTTGGTTCTCGCCTCAATCTTTCTGCTGTCTGTAAATATTTATTCTGCGGATAACAGCAGAAAGAATTTTCCGCTTCCAAAAAAGCTTGAGCTTCGAGTACAGTTCTGGATTAATATTTTTACAATATATTCTGTTGATGAGTGGGTTATACATGATTCAGGGAAGCCGGAAAGAATCTATTCCGTAATAAGTTTTAAAGGCCGGAATCTTTCAAGAAAAGAGAGGTATCTTCTTGCAAAAAAAGAGAAGCACAGAATTTCATTACTTCTGAAAAAGTTGTCCTCCCGAAAATTAAAGTATAAATCTCTCCCAAATGAGGAGAGGAGATTATTTTCTCTGTTCGGGAAAAATCCGGACAGAAAGAGATTGTATAAAGCCTCTGAAATGGTACGTGTACAGCAGGGAATGAGAGAAACTTTTAGAAACGGAATAAAAAGATCCGGAGCTTATGTGGGAATTTTCAAAAAAATATTTGCGGATTCAGGCCTTCCTGAAGACCTGGTTTATCTCCCCCATGTAGAATCTTCCTTTAATCCGAAAGCAAGGTCTCGTACCGGTGCAAAGGGTATGTGGCAGTTTACACGGTCAACAGGCAGAAGATTCCTTTTGATAAATCGTGTCCTTGATGAAAGGGCGGATCCCTTTTTAAGTGCAGGGGCTGCGGCAAAATACCTTAAAGAGTGCTATGAAGAGCTCGGTTCCTGGCCTCTTGCAGTTACTGCATACAACCATGGGCTTTCCGGAGTAAAACGGGCTGCAGTATCAACAGGTTCAGATGATATTGTACGTATCGTAACTCTATATAAATCAAGACGGTTCGGATTTGCTTCAAAAAATTTCTACGCTGAGTTCCTCGCTGCATGCCATGTAGCTGAAAACAGCAGCAGGTATTTTCCTGATATAAATCCCGAACCTCTTCTGAGATTCAGAGAATATACATTAAAAAAGAGTACACCGCTGGATTCTGTTATTTCAGTATTTAATCTTTCTGCCGAGGTTGTGAAAAGGTACAACCCCGCATTAAAGGAAAAAGTTTTTTCCGGAGGATACTCTCTGCCCTCCGGTTATGCTCTCCGCCTTCCGGTTTATAAAAAGATGGGAAGAGAAATTTCTGCATACAATGAGAAACTGCTGTCGGAAAATTCAAAAAAGGAGGGTATAAGCCTTCCTGAAGTTGTGATGCAGGCAGTCAAGGCTGCTTTTGATTTTGTCCGTGTGGAAGATGTAAAGACTTTAAATAAATCTCTGTCGCAATCAGACAGAGACATGAGTGAGGGTAGCTCTTTAAATAATAATAGTATTGAAGTAGCTGACGGTTTTGTTAAACCTGTTTCCGATTTTTCATTGAGTTTAAGCCTGCTTTCTGCTGATTATCTTAAAGGAATGCTATCAGTAAAAAGTGGATATTTGATTGTATACCCTGCAGAAACTCTGGGGCATTATGCTGACTGGCTTAAAGTACCTACATGGCGGCTAAGATTAATAAATAAACTTCAGTACGGACAGAATATCCGGACAGGCCAGAAGATAAAACTCATATTTAAAAGAATCAGCAGAAAAGATTTTGAAAAAAAAAGGATGGCTTATCATAAAACCCTGATGAAGAAATATTTTTATTCTTATACAGTCAGGGATTCGTTATTTTATAAAATAAGATCCGGTGATACTCTGTGGAATGTTGCAAATAAAAGATTTGATGTGCCTGTGTGGCTGATACTGGCATTCAACCCTGAAAAGAATCTCTCGAGAATCCGGCCGGGAGATGTTTTAAAAATACCTGTTGTGAGAAAGAAGCAGTCAGCGATATGCATTCTTGACTCGCAGAGTTTGAACGATTAA